The following proteins are encoded in a genomic region of Thalassophryne amazonica chromosome 5, fThaAma1.1, whole genome shotgun sequence:
- the aldh3b2 gene encoding aldehyde dehydrogenase family 3 member B2 isoform X2, translating to MTSLPSRSPSKWFQVLQRTRLGEPCMKTYPLECEDLLKRARAAFHSRRTMEESFRLAQLEALSTTLDECVVVSEPLGVVLIIGVWCNPVQLCLVPLVGAIAAGNCAIINPSDYTRHTAELLHREIPAYLDNECFHVILTGVSDLAEVVELKFDHVFFSGNREEGSRVAQTAARTVTPTTLILGGKNPCYVDQDCDIRTTVQRITWARFHNAGQSIVAPDYILCHTDIKVRLVQALKCCLMGFYGSDPQESHSFGRMVNLEMFNHAKDMLWRSGKVEVGGQVIEAEKYIAPTILTDVSESDPIIQQHFFGPILPVLAVNSVEEAIAFINKQEKPLCVYAYSSNSKVISKIMTETSSGSFCSNDSVLQSLMVALPFGGVGASGMGSYHGRYSFDTFSHKKSCLLRSTRLECVTYLRYPPYEDRNLSLLTWASTLSQKSLGWCQIL from the exons ATGACCAGTTTGCCGAGTCGTTCTCCCTCCAAATGGTTTCAAGTGCTGCAAAG GACCAGGCTGGGGGAGCCATGTATGAAGACATACCCACTGGAGTGTGAGGATCTGCTGAAGAGGGCTAGAGCTGCCTTCCATTCTAGACGCACCATGGAGGAGAGCTTCAGGTTGGCTCAGCTGGAAGCGCTG TCCACCACTTTGGATGagtgtgtggttgtcagtgagccGTTGGGAGTGGTGTTGATCATTGGGGTTTGGTGTAATCCTGTCCAACTGTGTCTGGTGCCATTGGTAGGAGCCATTGCAGCAG GCAACTGCGCAATCATCAACCCCTCTGACTACACCAGGCACACAGCAGAACTTCTTCATCGTGAGATCCCTGCCTACCTGGACAAT GAATGCTTCCATGTGATTCTTACAGGGGTCAGTGATTTGGCTGAGGTAGTGGAACTCAAATTTGATCATGTCTTCTTTTCAG GAAACAGGGAGGAAGGAAGCAGAGTTGCTCAGACTGCAGCTCGCACAGTCACACCTACCACCCTTATTTTGGGTGGCAAAAACCCATGCTATGTGGACCAGGACTGTGACATTAGGACCACTGTACAACGCATTACTTGGGCACGTTTCCATAATGCCGGGCAGAGCATAGTGGCTCCAGACTATATCCTGTGCCATACAGATATTAAAGTACGATTGGTCCAGGCCTTGAAGTGCTGCCTGATGGGGTTCTATGGATCTGATCCCCAAGAGTCCCACAGTTTTGGCCGCATGGTAAATCTCGAGATGTTCAACCATGCCAAGGACATGCTGTGGCGATCTGGCAAGGTAGAAGTGGGTGGGCAGGTGATAGAAGCAGAGAAATACATCG CCCCAACAATTTTGACAGACGTGTCAGAATCTGACCCCATTATTCAACAACATTTCTTTGGTCCAATTCTTCCTGTTTTGGCCGTAAACAGTGTAGAAGAGGCAATTGCCTTCATTAATAAGCAAGAGAAACCTCTCTGTGTTTATGCATACTCAAGCAACAGTAAG GTTATTTCTAAGATCATGACCGAGACGTCTAGTGGAAGCTTTTGCTCAAATGATAGTGTCCTGCAGAGTCTTATGGTGGCTCTGCCATTTGGTGGAGTTG GTGCCAGTGGAATGGGTTCCTACCATGGGCGCTACAGTTTTGACACGTTCTCACACAAGAAGTCATGCCTACTAAGAAGCACACGCTTGGAATGTGTCACATACCTCCGTTACCCACCCTATGAGGACCGCAATCTGTCACTGCTAACTTGGGCCAGTACTTTGTCTCAAAAGAGTTTGGGCTGGTGCCAGATCCTGTGA
- the aldh3b2 gene encoding aldehyde dehydrogenase family 3 member B1 isoform X1 — MTSLPSRSPSKWFQVLQRTRLGEPCMKTYPLECEDLLKRARAAFHSRRTMEESFRLAQLEALVRMLGEHECDFVDALGRDLHKPRFETIMSELILVKNEAFHAINNLKKWMQPEHVEKSLSTTLDECVVVSEPLGVVLIIGVWCNPVQLCLVPLVGAIAAGNCAIINPSDYTRHTAELLHREIPAYLDNECFHVILTGVSDLAEVVELKFDHVFFSGNREEGSRVAQTAARTVTPTTLILGGKNPCYVDQDCDIRTTVQRITWARFHNAGQSIVAPDYILCHTDIKVRLVQALKCCLMGFYGSDPQESHSFGRMVNLEMFNHAKDMLWRSGKVEVGGQVIEAEKYIAPTILTDVSESDPIIQQHFFGPILPVLAVNSVEEAIAFINKQEKPLCVYAYSSNSKVISKIMTETSSGSFCSNDSVLQSLMVALPFGGVGASGMGSYHGRYSFDTFSHKKSCLLRSTRLECVTYLRYPPYEDRNLSLLTWASTLSQKSLGWCQIL; from the exons ATGACCAGTTTGCCGAGTCGTTCTCCCTCCAAATGGTTTCAAGTGCTGCAAAG GACCAGGCTGGGGGAGCCATGTATGAAGACATACCCACTGGAGTGTGAGGATCTGCTGAAGAGGGCTAGAGCTGCCTTCCATTCTAGACGCACCATGGAGGAGAGCTTCAGGTTGGCTCAGCTGGAAGCGCTGGTGCGTATGCTAGGGGAACATGAGTGTGACTTTGTGGATGCTCTTGGCAGGGACCTTCATAAG CCACGGTTTGAGACAATTATGTCAGAACTGATCCTTGTCAAGAATGAGGCTTTTCATGCTATCAACAACCTTAAGAAGTGGATGCAGCCAGAGCATGTGGAAAAGAGCCTG TCCACCACTTTGGATGagtgtgtggttgtcagtgagccGTTGGGAGTGGTGTTGATCATTGGGGTTTGGTGTAATCCTGTCCAACTGTGTCTGGTGCCATTGGTAGGAGCCATTGCAGCAG GCAACTGCGCAATCATCAACCCCTCTGACTACACCAGGCACACAGCAGAACTTCTTCATCGTGAGATCCCTGCCTACCTGGACAAT GAATGCTTCCATGTGATTCTTACAGGGGTCAGTGATTTGGCTGAGGTAGTGGAACTCAAATTTGATCATGTCTTCTTTTCAG GAAACAGGGAGGAAGGAAGCAGAGTTGCTCAGACTGCAGCTCGCACAGTCACACCTACCACCCTTATTTTGGGTGGCAAAAACCCATGCTATGTGGACCAGGACTGTGACATTAGGACCACTGTACAACGCATTACTTGGGCACGTTTCCATAATGCCGGGCAGAGCATAGTGGCTCCAGACTATATCCTGTGCCATACAGATATTAAAGTACGATTGGTCCAGGCCTTGAAGTGCTGCCTGATGGGGTTCTATGGATCTGATCCCCAAGAGTCCCACAGTTTTGGCCGCATGGTAAATCTCGAGATGTTCAACCATGCCAAGGACATGCTGTGGCGATCTGGCAAGGTAGAAGTGGGTGGGCAGGTGATAGAAGCAGAGAAATACATCG CCCCAACAATTTTGACAGACGTGTCAGAATCTGACCCCATTATTCAACAACATTTCTTTGGTCCAATTCTTCCTGTTTTGGCCGTAAACAGTGTAGAAGAGGCAATTGCCTTCATTAATAAGCAAGAGAAACCTCTCTGTGTTTATGCATACTCAAGCAACAGTAAG GTTATTTCTAAGATCATGACCGAGACGTCTAGTGGAAGCTTTTGCTCAAATGATAGTGTCCTGCAGAGTCTTATGGTGGCTCTGCCATTTGGTGGAGTTG GTGCCAGTGGAATGGGTTCCTACCATGGGCGCTACAGTTTTGACACGTTCTCACACAAGAAGTCATGCCTACTAAGAAGCACACGCTTGGAATGTGTCACATACCTCCGTTACCCACCCTATGAGGACCGCAATCTGTCACTGCTAACTTGGGCCAGTACTTTGTCTCAAAAGAGTTTGGGCTGGTGCCAGATCCTGTGA